From Clavelina lepadiformis chromosome 9, kaClaLepa1.1, whole genome shotgun sequence, the proteins below share one genomic window:
- the LOC143471216 gene encoding solute carrier family 35 member G2-like isoform X1: protein MESDKTATRAKMSLLRQKQVSESSEKTPLIRHECETDDNQVAKEIKDKPVDSSFSSSFKEYNFQATKAVTNKGGQSVVTLHRGLLMTQWTSTASASDTTSQSPNDSNDEKESTPISKSDCTKGILLAIIGAGVMYGLTAVFVRLAGDNGVGSAETLFVRCGLQFILFGSLGAIRQISFFPPEGKAWYCLLIAVTYSLATITSFEAFNVIPPGNAIATRGASRTIFAVLLSFLIMREKLFWKDLIAVVTCVAGISCIIASSLSPNNNDYVVPQGLSDNRVLVNVYGYMLIVCSGISRSVGMITVRQLKGELHSFTIVGYHSLLTFLISFVLLFVRKLSWPPTPAGVGYILAVCVTSSVATWSSNRAVQLIHPALVALGQNADLVVSMVLEHTILHMAPSMLEILGACLILGGVSGITWLKWKASRENAEIDSNAK, encoded by the exons ACAAAAACAAGTCTCAGAATCCTCTGAAAAGACACCACTGATACGTCACGAATGCGAAACAGACGACAACCAGGTTgcgaaagaaataaaagacaaaccag TCGATTCTTCTTTTTCATCATCTTTCAAAGAATACAACTTTCAAGCAACAAAAGCCGTTACCAATAAAGGTGGGCAAAGCGTTGTCACGCTTCATCGCGGTTTGCTCATGACGCAATGGACGTCGACAGCGTCAGCAAGCGACACAACGTCACAATCTCCCAATGACTCAAATGACGAAAAAGAATCAACACCAATATCAAAAAGCGACTGCACGAAAGGAATTCTCCTGGCAATCATAGGCGCTGGGGTAATGTATGGGCTCACCGCGGTGTTTGTGAGATTGGCAGGCGACAACGGGGTCGGGTCGGCGGAGACCCTATTCGTTAGATGTGGACTGCAG tTTATCTTATTTGGGAGTCTGGGTGCAATCAGGCAGATATCGTTCTTTCCACCAGAAGGCAAAGCATGGTATTGCCTTCTCATAGCGGTCACCTACAGTCTTGCCACTATAACCTCTTTTGAAGCATTCAA TGTTATTCCTCCGGGAAATGCGATTGCAACAAGAGGCGCATCCCGAACGATTTTTGCCGTACTCCTGTCCTTCTTGATTATGAGGGAAAAGTTATTTTGGAAAGATCTTATCGCCGTTGTCACTTGCGTAGCTGGCATCTCATGCATAATTG CATCCAGCTTGTCCCCCAACAACAACGATTACGTCGTTCCTCAAGGTTTGTCCGACAACCGGGTCTTGGTGAACGTCTACGGCTACATGCTCATAGTGTGCTCTGGCATCAGCAGGAGCGTAGGAATGATAACCGTTCGTCAGTTGAAAG GCGAACTTCACTCGTTCACAATCGTCGGTTACCATTCTCTTTTAACCTTCCTCATCAGCTTCGTTCTTCTCTTCGTCCGCAAACTTTCGTGGCCTCCTACCCCTGCCGGCGTTGGTTACATTTTGGCAGTTTGCGTCACTTCGTCCGTAGCAACGTGGTCGTCCAACAG GGCGGTTCAACTAATTCACCCAGCACTTGTAGCACTGGGACAAAATGCGGATCTCGTGGTAAGCATGGTACTGGAGCACACCATACTGCACATGGCACCCAGCATGCTGGAGATACTTGGGGCTTGTCTCATTCTTGGCGGCGTGTCTGGAATCACGTGGTTAAAGTGGAAAGCGAGCAGAGAAAACGCGGAAATAGATTcgaatgcaaaataa
- the LOC143471216 gene encoding solute carrier family 35 member G2-like isoform X2 codes for MESDKTATRAKMSLLRQKQVSESSEKTPLIRHECETDDNQVAKEIKDKPEYNFQATKAVTNKGGQSVVTLHRGLLMTQWTSTASASDTTSQSPNDSNDEKESTPISKSDCTKGILLAIIGAGVMYGLTAVFVRLAGDNGVGSAETLFVRCGLQFILFGSLGAIRQISFFPPEGKAWYCLLIAVTYSLATITSFEAFNVIPPGNAIATRGASRTIFAVLLSFLIMREKLFWKDLIAVVTCVAGISCIIASSLSPNNNDYVVPQGLSDNRVLVNVYGYMLIVCSGISRSVGMITVRQLKGELHSFTIVGYHSLLTFLISFVLLFVRKLSWPPTPAGVGYILAVCVTSSVATWSSNRAVQLIHPALVALGQNADLVVSMVLEHTILHMAPSMLEILGACLILGGVSGITWLKWKASRENAEIDSNAK; via the exons ACAAAAACAAGTCTCAGAATCCTCTGAAAAGACACCACTGATACGTCACGAATGCGAAACAGACGACAACCAGGTTgcgaaagaaataaaagacaaaccag AATACAACTTTCAAGCAACAAAAGCCGTTACCAATAAAGGTGGGCAAAGCGTTGTCACGCTTCATCGCGGTTTGCTCATGACGCAATGGACGTCGACAGCGTCAGCAAGCGACACAACGTCACAATCTCCCAATGACTCAAATGACGAAAAAGAATCAACACCAATATCAAAAAGCGACTGCACGAAAGGAATTCTCCTGGCAATCATAGGCGCTGGGGTAATGTATGGGCTCACCGCGGTGTTTGTGAGATTGGCAGGCGACAACGGGGTCGGGTCGGCGGAGACCCTATTCGTTAGATGTGGACTGCAG tTTATCTTATTTGGGAGTCTGGGTGCAATCAGGCAGATATCGTTCTTTCCACCAGAAGGCAAAGCATGGTATTGCCTTCTCATAGCGGTCACCTACAGTCTTGCCACTATAACCTCTTTTGAAGCATTCAA TGTTATTCCTCCGGGAAATGCGATTGCAACAAGAGGCGCATCCCGAACGATTTTTGCCGTACTCCTGTCCTTCTTGATTATGAGGGAAAAGTTATTTTGGAAAGATCTTATCGCCGTTGTCACTTGCGTAGCTGGCATCTCATGCATAATTG CATCCAGCTTGTCCCCCAACAACAACGATTACGTCGTTCCTCAAGGTTTGTCCGACAACCGGGTCTTGGTGAACGTCTACGGCTACATGCTCATAGTGTGCTCTGGCATCAGCAGGAGCGTAGGAATGATAACCGTTCGTCAGTTGAAAG GCGAACTTCACTCGTTCACAATCGTCGGTTACCATTCTCTTTTAACCTTCCTCATCAGCTTCGTTCTTCTCTTCGTCCGCAAACTTTCGTGGCCTCCTACCCCTGCCGGCGTTGGTTACATTTTGGCAGTTTGCGTCACTTCGTCCGTAGCAACGTGGTCGTCCAACAG GGCGGTTCAACTAATTCACCCAGCACTTGTAGCACTGGGACAAAATGCGGATCTCGTGGTAAGCATGGTACTGGAGCACACCATACTGCACATGGCACCCAGCATGCTGGAGATACTTGGGGCTTGTCTCATTCTTGGCGGCGTGTCTGGAATCACGTGGTTAAAGTGGAAAGCGAGCAGAGAAAACGCGGAAATAGATTcgaatgcaaaataa
- the LOC143471218 gene encoding uncharacterized protein LOC143471218 — MPNRCVIKHCNGKAEAKQISIFSFPKNESVRQLWASFVKTANREWDRKTDRTRSTICSQHFMRDDFTNYEMFRMGLSTKLCLKKAVVPSIFTENVLRKLQLAEVEEDDDFTTTSPDSITKSVGILHVPLTVEKGIQCNLSIMQLEKSTQISTNSSDAATQTDLLLPFLFTSIQRKRMKADETFESSIAVADNPRDQSFFPEISIDSHMKSHHQWTSVKRILLQPKSQNLLCLNQV; from the exons ATGCCAAATAGATGTGTGATTAAACACTGCAATGGAAAAGCTGAAGCGAAACAAATAAGCAtattttcttttccaaaaaatgaGAGCGTGAGACAACTATGGGCGTCATTTGTTAAGACAGCAAACCGTGAATGGGATCGAAAAACGGATCGCACACGAAGCACCATTTGCAGTCAGCATTTCATGCGAGATGATTTTACCAACTATGAAATGTTTAGAATGGGTCTATCAACAAAACTATGCCTTAAAAAAGCGGTTGTGCCATCTATCTTCACTGAAAATGTATTAAGAAAATTACAACTGGCTGAAGTTGAGGAAGATGATGATTTCACAACCACTAGCCCTGATTCCATCACCAAATCTGTGGGAATTCTTCACGTGCCTTTAACAGTAGAAAAAGGGATCCAATGTAACTTGAGCATTATGCAGTTGGAAAAGTCAACACAGATATCCACAAATAGTTCAGACGCAG CAACCCAGACCGACCTACTGCTTCCATTTCTTTTTACATCAATACAAAGAAAACGAATGAAAGCTGACGAAACCTTTGAAAGCAGTATTGCAGTTGCTGATAATCCACGGGATCAAAGTTTTTTCCCTGAAATATCTATTGATTCCCATATGAAATCACATCATCAAT GGACATCAGTTAAACGGATATTATTGCAGCCGAAGAGCCaaaatttattgtgtttgAATCAAGTCTGA
- the LOC143471247 gene encoding uncharacterized protein LOC143471247 — MAGHCTVRLDGLSFWCRLLRSRRYRFMDKGLKNGSCNTLAGFLPKFSRKKFVHNITCIPCKMCTRSDILAVFLNAVKDTIEVLTQYNFTPFFTCSFPKRFAAHLRICGGTQFGNHCYFKLCKWREL, encoded by the exons ATGGCTGGTCATTGTACGGTACGATTGGATGGTTTAAGCTTCTGGTGTAGACTGCTGAGATCTAGGCGATATCGGTTTATGGATAAG GGACTGAAAAATGGTAGCTGTAATACACTAGCGGGATTTCTACCAAAATTTTCAAGGAAGAAGTTTGTACACAACATCACTTGTATTCCATGTAAGATGTGTACAAGGTCTGATATTCTGGCTGTTTTCCTTAATGCCGTCAAAGACACAATCGAAGTTCTCACTCAATATAACTTCACACCGTTTTTCACCTG ttcttttccaaaaagattcgcggcacacctgagaatctgtggcggcacacagtttgggaatcactgtt atttcaaaCTATGCAAGTGGAGAGAACTCTGA